From Paracoccus aminovorans, one genomic window encodes:
- the tkt gene encoding transketolase, translating into MDIAARRKADPAHWGLATAIRALAMDAVEAANSGHPGMPMGMADVATVLFRDHLKFDAAAPNWFNRDRFVLSAGHGSMLIYALLHLTGYEQMSLDQIRNFRQWGAITAGHPEYGHVEGVETTTGPLGQGIATAVGMAIAEEAMRAQFGADLCSHKTWVIAGDGCLMEGISQEAIALAGHQKLGNLIVLWDDNDITIDGRVSLSDSTDQAKRFQASGWRTLACDGHDPADIARALADAASGADGRPVLVACKTVIGYGAPKKQDTSGAHGSPLGAEEIAAVRAAYGWEHGPFVVPEDILAEWRAIGARGRAEREAWAARVDAAPNRDEFARRISGVPSDRLGPTIAALKEQALASKPKVATRKASEMVLEVVNPELPETIGGSADLTGSNNTRTKDLGVFDPQNRKGRYINYGIREHGMAAAMNGIWLHGGLRPYGGTFMCFTDYARGAMRLSALMGLPVVYVMTHDSIGLGEDGPTHQPVEHLAMLRATPNTLTFRPCDLIETAEAWEIALSSETTPSVLALSRQNLPTLRETAGENLTAKGAYVLREASKKAPEVILMATGSEVEIAVAAREALEAKGIPTRVVSVPSMELFRDQPESYRRQVLPKGPVRVAIEAAVRQPWDWLLLGEGGKEKKAGFIGMTGFGASAPAPALYKAFGITAEAAVDEARRLLG; encoded by the coding sequence ATGGACATCGCCGCACGCCGCAAGGCCGATCCCGCTCACTGGGGCCTCGCCACCGCCATCCGCGCCCTCGCCATGGACGCGGTCGAGGCCGCGAACTCGGGCCATCCCGGCATGCCGATGGGCATGGCCGACGTGGCCACGGTCCTGTTCCGCGACCACCTGAAATTCGACGCCGCCGCCCCGAACTGGTTCAACCGCGACCGTTTCGTGCTGTCGGCCGGCCATGGCTCGATGCTGATCTATGCCCTGCTGCACCTGACCGGCTACGAGCAGATGAGCCTCGACCAGATCCGGAACTTCCGCCAATGGGGCGCGATCACCGCCGGCCACCCGGAATACGGCCATGTCGAGGGGGTCGAGACCACGACCGGTCCCCTGGGCCAGGGCATCGCCACCGCCGTCGGCATGGCCATCGCCGAAGAAGCGATGCGCGCCCAGTTCGGCGCCGATCTGTGCAGCCACAAGACCTGGGTCATCGCCGGCGACGGCTGCCTGATGGAGGGCATCAGCCAGGAGGCCATCGCGCTTGCCGGCCACCAGAAGCTCGGCAACCTGATCGTGCTCTGGGACGACAACGACATCACCATCGACGGACGGGTGTCGCTGTCGGATTCGACCGACCAGGCCAAGCGCTTCCAGGCCTCGGGCTGGCGCACGCTCGCCTGCGACGGCCATGACCCGGCCGACATCGCCCGCGCGCTGGCCGATGCCGCCTCGGGCGCCGACGGCCGCCCGGTGCTGGTTGCCTGCAAGACGGTGATCGGCTATGGCGCACCGAAGAAGCAGGACACCTCGGGCGCGCATGGCTCGCCCCTGGGCGCCGAAGAGATCGCCGCCGTCCGCGCCGCCTATGGCTGGGAACACGGCCCCTTCGTCGTCCCCGAGGACATCCTGGCCGAATGGCGCGCCATCGGCGCCCGCGGCCGCGCGGAACGCGAAGCCTGGGCCGCCCGGGTCGACGCCGCCCCGAACCGCGACGAATTCGCCCGTCGCATCTCGGGCGTGCCCAGCGACCGGCTCGGCCCCACCATCGCCGCGCTCAAGGAACAGGCGCTGGCCTCCAAGCCCAAGGTCGCGACCCGCAAGGCCAGCGAAATGGTGCTGGAGGTGGTCAACCCCGAACTGCCCGAAACCATCGGCGGCTCGGCGGACCTGACCGGCTCGAACAACACCAGGACCAAGGACCTGGGCGTGTTCGACCCGCAGAACCGCAAGGGCCGCTACATCAACTACGGCATCCGCGAACACGGCATGGCGGCGGCGATGAACGGCATCTGGCTGCACGGCGGCCTGCGCCCCTATGGCGGCACCTTCATGTGCTTCACCGACTACGCCCGCGGCGCCATGCGGCTGTCGGCGCTGATGGGCCTGCCGGTGGTCTATGTCATGACCCATGACAGCATCGGCCTGGGCGAGGACGGCCCGACCCACCAGCCGGTCGAGCATCTGGCCATGCTACGCGCGACGCCGAACACGCTGACCTTCCGCCCCTGCGACCTGATCGAGACCGCCGAGGCCTGGGAAATCGCGCTGTCGAGCGAAACCACCCCCTCGGTCCTGGCGCTGTCGCGCCAGAACCTGCCGACCCTGCGCGAGACCGCGGGCGAGAACCTGACCGCGAAGGGCGCCTATGTCCTGCGCGAGGCCTCGAAGAAGGCGCCCGAGGTCATCCTGATGGCCACCGGCTCGGAGGTCGAGATCGCCGTCGCCGCCCGCGAGGCGCTGGAAGCCAAGGGCATTCCGACCCGCGTCGTCTCGGTGCCCTCGATGGAGCTTTTCCGCGACCAGCCGGAAAGCTACCGCCGGCAGGTGCTGCCCAAGGGCCCGGTCCGCGTCGCCATCGAGGCGGCGGTGCGCCAGCCCTGGGACTGGCTGCTGCTGGGCGAAGGCGGCAAGGAAAAGAAGGCGGGCTTCATCGGCATGACCGGTTTCGGCGCCTCGGCCCCGGCCCCGGCCCTCTACAAGGCGTTCGGCATCACCGCCGAGGCCGCCGTCGACGAAGCCCGCCGCCTGCTCGGCTGA
- a CDS encoding DMT family transporter codes for MTSPDPTPGALPPILAPAGDPARPTQLHGILLLLLAIFMFTLMDATGKHLSSLYHPVQVIWVRFVINLTIVAAILAPRLRSTLTTRRPVVQVFRGVTQLASGLLFFSSLQFIGLAEATAIMDINPVLITLGAALFLGESIGIRRILGILAALCGAMIVIRPGAGVFHPAAILALIAAGTYAAGALLTRTARSDSTATSVLWSALVGSVLTSLAVPFFWQPIAAKDLWAFLLLGGFGTVAQALLIRAFALAEAAAIAPFGYTGLIWAGLWGWLFWGNLPDLWTLAGALIIVGAGLYVWMREARAMNRAV; via the coding sequence ATGACCTCGCCCGACCCCACGCCCGGCGCCTTGCCGCCGATCCTCGCCCCTGCGGGCGATCCGGCGCGGCCCACGCAATTGCACGGCATCCTGCTGTTGCTGCTGGCGATCTTCATGTTCACGCTGATGGATGCGACCGGCAAGCATCTCTCGTCGCTCTACCATCCGGTGCAGGTGATCTGGGTGCGTTTCGTCATCAACCTGACCATCGTCGCGGCGATCCTTGCGCCGCGGCTGCGCAGCACCCTGACCACCCGGCGCCCGGTGGTGCAGGTCTTTCGCGGCGTGACGCAGCTCGCCTCGGGCCTGCTGTTCTTCAGTTCGCTGCAGTTCATCGGCCTGGCCGAGGCGACCGCGATCATGGACATCAACCCGGTGCTGATCACGCTGGGCGCCGCGCTTTTTCTGGGCGAATCCATCGGCATCCGCCGCATCCTCGGCATCCTGGCCGCGCTTTGCGGCGCCATGATCGTCATTCGCCCGGGTGCCGGCGTCTTTCATCCCGCCGCGATCCTGGCGCTGATCGCCGCCGGCACCTATGCGGCCGGCGCGCTGCTGACCCGCACCGCCCGCAGCGATTCCACCGCCACCTCGGTCCTGTGGTCGGCGCTGGTCGGCTCGGTGCTGACCTCGTTGGCGGTGCCGTTCTTCTGGCAGCCGATCGCGGCGAAGGACCTCTGGGCCTTCCTGCTGCTCGGCGGGTTCGGCACCGTGGCGCAGGCGCTGCTGATCCGCGCCTTCGCCCTGGCCGAGGCCGCCGCCATCGCCCCCTTCGGCTATACCGGGCTGATCTGGGCGGGGTTGTGGGGCTGGCTGTTCTGGGGCAACCTGCCGGATCTCTGGACCCTGGCCGGCGCGTTGATCATCGTGGGCGCCGGGCTGTATGTCTGGATGCGCGAGGCCCGCGCGATGAACCGGGCCGTCTGA
- a CDS encoding lysophospholipid acyltransferase family protein: protein MSETDTTEPVALRDRIANGAFLAVMALARALPYRRRIPAMGWFFAHVLGPLAGWRKRIRANLAMARPDLTPAELRHLLRAVPENAGRSLAEIYSGAEFTDRIHAADPLTGPGLPALEQAAQAGRPVILAVAHFGNYDAMRAALAGRGWPVGALYRPMNNEAFNRHYIPAMRAIAEPMFPRGRAGLAAMLRFLKGGGWMALGFDQFDDHGAELRFFGLPTRTVLTPAELAIRYDALILPVAGVRQPDGISFRVEVGAPIPHSDPATMMQALNDDLERLVRAHMAQWFWVHRRWKRRR from the coding sequence ATGAGCGAGACCGACACGACCGAGCCGGTGGCCCTGCGCGACCGCATCGCCAACGGCGCCTTCCTGGCCGTGATGGCCCTGGCCCGCGCCCTGCCCTATCGCCGCCGCATCCCGGCGATGGGCTGGTTCTTTGCCCATGTGCTGGGACCGCTGGCCGGCTGGCGCAAGCGCATCCGCGCCAATCTCGCCATGGCCCGGCCCGACCTGACCCCGGCCGAGTTGCGCCATCTGCTGCGTGCGGTCCCGGAAAACGCCGGCCGCTCGCTGGCGGAAATCTATTCCGGCGCCGAATTCACCGATCGCATCCACGCCGCCGATCCGCTGACCGGGCCCGGCCTGCCGGCGCTGGAGCAGGCCGCCCAGGCCGGCCGGCCGGTGATCCTGGCCGTGGCGCATTTCGGCAATTACGACGCCATGCGCGCCGCGCTGGCCGGCCGCGGCTGGCCGGTCGGCGCCCTCTACCGGCCGATGAACAACGAGGCCTTCAACCGCCACTACATCCCCGCCATGCGCGCCATCGCCGAGCCGATGTTCCCGCGCGGCCGCGCCGGCCTGGCCGCCATGCTGCGCTTTCTCAAGGGCGGCGGCTGGATGGCGCTGGGCTTCGACCAGTTCGACGACCACGGCGCCGAACTGCGCTTCTTCGGCCTGCCGACCAGGACCGTGCTGACACCGGCGGAGCTGGCGATCCGCTACGACGCGCTGATCCTGCCGGTCGCGGGCGTGCGCCAGCCCGACGGGATCAGCTTCCGGGTCGAGGTCGGCGCGCCGATCCCGCACAGCGATCCGGCAACGATGATGCAGGCACTGAACGACGACCTGGAACGGCTGGTCCGCGCGCATATGGCGCAGTGGTTCTGGGTGCATCGGCGCTGGAAACGCCGGCGCTAG
- the accB gene encoding acetyl-CoA carboxylase biotin carboxyl carrier protein, with product MSDDSKEAGHEKRHHEGDVAFIQALAELLNRNELTELSVKREYDENDRLTVSLSKQVKQQVVQAMVSPAAAPVAPAALPSAGPAVGAAEDPASLPGVVTSPMVGTAYLAAEPGAPAFVSIGQQVKEGETLMIVEAMKTMNHIPSPRSGTVKRILVDDGSPVEFGAPLMVVE from the coding sequence ATGAGCGACGATTCCAAAGAAGCTGGTCACGAAAAGCGCCATCACGAAGGCGACGTCGCCTTCATCCAGGCCCTTGCCGAGCTGCTCAATCGCAACGAGCTGACCGAACTGTCCGTCAAGCGCGAATACGACGAAAACGACCGCCTGACCGTCAGCCTGTCGAAACAGGTGAAGCAGCAGGTCGTGCAGGCCATGGTCTCTCCCGCCGCCGCCCCGGTCGCGCCGGCGGCCCTTCCCAGCGCCGGCCCTGCCGTCGGCGCCGCCGAGGACCCGGCCAGCCTGCCCGGCGTCGTGACCTCGCCCATGGTCGGCACCGCCTATCTGGCCGCCGAACCCGGCGCGCCCGCCTTTGTCAGCATCGGCCAGCAGGTCAAGGAAGGCGAGACGCTGATGATCGTCGAGGCGATGAAGACCATGAACCACATCCCCTCGCCCCGCTCGGGCACGGTCAAGCGCATCCTCGTCGACGACGGCAGCCCGGTCGAGTTCGGCGCCCCCCTGATGGTCGTCGAGTGA